One Bufo gargarizans isolate SCDJY-AF-19 chromosome 3, ASM1485885v1, whole genome shotgun sequence DNA segment encodes these proteins:
- the TRAPPC3 gene encoding trafficking protein particle complex subunit 3, translating into MSRQTNRGTESKKMNSELFNLTYGSLVAQLCKDYENDEDVNKQLEKMGYNIGVRLIEDFLARSNVGRCNDFRETADVIAKVAFKMYLGITPTITNWSPAGDEFSLILENNPLVDFVELPDNHSNLIYSSMLCGVLRGALEMVQMAVDVKFAQDTLKGDSVTEIRMKFIRRIEDNLPAGEE; encoded by the exons ATGTCTCGACAGACCAACAGAGGGACCGAGAGCAAGAAGATG AACTCTGAGCTCTTCAATTTGACCTATGGATCCCTGGTTGCACAGCTATGCAAAGACTATGAAAATGACGAAGATGTCAATAAACAGCTAGAGAAAAT GGGCTACAACATAGGTGTGAGGCTGATTGAAGATTTTTTGGCTCGGTCTAATGTCGGAAGGTGCAATGATTTTCGAGAAACGGCTGATGTTATAGCGAAG GTGGCATTTAAAATGTACCTGGGAATAACACCTACTATAACAAACTGGAGCCCTGCTGGTGACGAATTCTCCCTCATCCTGGAAAACAATCCCCTTGTGGACTTTGTTGAGCTGCCTGATAATCATTCCAACCTTATCTATTCCAGTATGCTGTGTGGGGTTCTGCGAGGAGCACTGGAAATG GTACAAATGGCAGTTGACGTTAAATTTGCTCAGGACACGCTGAAAGGCGACAGTGTGACAGAAATTCGAATGAAGTTCATTCGGAGGATTGAGGACAACTTACCTGCAGGAGAGGAGTGA